Proteins from one Anastrepha obliqua isolate idAnaObli1 chromosome 2, idAnaObli1_1.0, whole genome shotgun sequence genomic window:
- the LOC129239615 gene encoding cytospin-A — MIKLKSLFRRGQGPSGSSKHSSSSSRHKSQSTTSLNTVGNSQEPTQQQAAASASTSTFYPPIDPTTERGVDVGDGELNITAPIAAHTRSHTPESVRSANANNATNSANTLPHKKPKVAGTTKKGQKQPKQLPANNVTSAQPPPPPTRAEVVVAAAPVGNVMTTIVAAPGSHNSTVNTAAAAVAAAAAATNNNYTASDLINAPSAQAQLPAQRGVATSQAEAGIDLYKLNAANYQQFINNEQLLQQQQQQQQQLLEANTKMQDLQAQLERLGREKSLLEARIAELLPYQTEVAKLKTELHKMQTQQEKSQLEVATLKYENESLRNRLRDVVNSPLSDAEKHQIIQDSQRLHSSAPASIALPSTTENDVGTPCLTPDWDKHSSSSEISVACLQDKIIQMEETHYSTNEELQATLQELADLQAQLGDAQAENERLAEEKDVLFQTLCRQTEKLNDSRTQINTLRTEISSSERERKLLDLIKTSQEERETILVKQEELNAELQELRQQLDTAMADCTRARERNALLDSTVDAANAERKQMEAQLTQAKEEISQHSIEISRLTTLLENARSKIEELEQDLARGEKTDLSDLLDAARKEKDTLEERVAELQDQYSRGQAEIRRLKEQLSGVTEECKVAKNNAKCAVSHLEYRLEQLQEEKDKLSGEHQQLVESTSELQVQCKCHLEDKQQLQNLLSETQKHLGDVESKLNATEKQLEEEVKLRKQEADEWQQFQSDLLMTVRVANDFKTEALSAREQLVLDNKTQKEKIRLLEQQIEKLTKQQMQQNETQQSVLTTVQQEMASRRSKVGSSLNRQDSRLSVKTLIESIENNKPKVEETESHYSSTSSLNSSAPDITNYLAPTTVSNNVTNNDWSENVRLQSTTTNNTSNNITNSSIPSKGPLREQQQQQQTPAATTQSALVPNLHHFSALNNVTGKSLICGERKDPLNMLAKNGGSKRNALLKWCQNKTVGYRNIDITNFSSSWNDGLALCAILHSYLPDRIPYDTLNPTNKRRNFSLAFAAAESVGIQTTLNINDMCQIERPDWTQVMSYVTAIYKHFET; from the exons atgATCAAATTGAAATCATTGTTCCGCAGAGGGCAAGGACCCTCGGGTTCGTCCAAGCACTCCTCATCTAGCAGTCGTCATAAATCGCAGTCCACCACCTCGTTGAATACAGTCGGGAACAGCCAGGAGCCAACACAACAACAAGCAGCTGCCTCCGCATCCACATCCACCTTCTATCCGCCAATCGATCCGACCACAGAGCGGGGCGTCGATGTGGGCGACGGTGAATTGAATATTACAGCACCGATAGCAGCGCATACACGCAGTCACACACCCGAGTCAGTGCGCAGCGCCAACGCGAACAACGCCACCAACAGTGCCAATACTTTGCCGCACAAGAAACCAAAGGTCGCCGGCACCACCAAGAAGGGCCAAAAGCAGCCGAAGCAATTGCCCGCCAACAACGTTACTAGCGCTCAGCCGCCACCGCCACCAACACGCGCCGAAGTAGTGGTTGCTGCCGCACCAGTTGGTAATGTAATGACAACAATAGTCGCCGCGCCGGGAAGTCACAATTCCACGGTTAATACAGCGGCagcggcagtagcagcagccgcagcagcaacaaataataattacacAGCCAGCGATTTGATTAACGCACCGTCCGCGCAGGCGCAGCTACCGGCACAACGTGGTGTTGCCACCTCGCAAGCTGAAGCGGGCATCGATCTATACAAGTTGAATGCGGCCAACTATCAGCAATTCATCAATAACGAGCAActattgcaacaacaacaacaacagcaacaacaattgttAGAG GCTAACACCAAAATGCAGGATTTGCAAGCGCAGCTAGAACGTTTGGGTCGTGAGAAATCATTACTGGAAGCGCGCATCGCCGAATTACTGCCTTACCAGACTGAAGTAGCCAAATTGAAGACAGAGTTGCATAAGATGCAG ACCCAACAGGAGAAAAGTCAATTGGAAGTGGCAACTCTCAAGTACGAAAATGAATCGTTGCGCAATCGTTTGCGCGATGTCGTCAATTCACCGTTATCTGATGCGGAGAAACATCAAATTATACAAGATTCACAGCGTTTGCATAGTTCGGCGCCAGCATCAATTGCATTGCCAAGC ACGACCGAGAACGATGTGGGTACACCCTGCCTTACGCCCGACTGGGACAAACACTCTTCGTCTAGTGAAATTTCGGTGGCCTGTCTGCAGGATAAGATCATCCAAATGGAAGAGACCCATTACTCCACAAACGAAGAACTTCAAGCCACACTCCAAGAGTTAGCCGATTTGCAAGCGCAATTGGGTGATGCGCAGGCGGAGAACGAACGCCTTGCCGAAGAGAAGGATGTACTATTCCAGACACTTTGCCGCCAAACTGAAAAACTGAACGATTCACGCACCCAGATAAATACACTACGCACGGAAATTAGCTCCTCCGAGCGTGAACGCAAGCTACTGGATTTGATCAAGACATCGCAAGAGGAACGCGAAACGATACTCGTCAAACAGGAGGAACTCAATGCAGAATTGCAAGAGTtacgtcaacaattggacactGCCATGGCGGATTGTACACGCGCACGGGAACGCAATGCACTACTCGACTCTACTGTCGATGCGGCGAATGCCGAACGCAAACAAATGGAAGCACAGCTGACGCAAGCCAAAGAGGAGATCTCACAGCACAGCATCGAAATAAGTCGTTTAACTACGCTGTTAGAAAATGCACGCTCCAAGATCGAAGAGCTGGAGCAAGATTTGGCGCGTGGGGAAAAGACGGATCTTTCAGATTTGTTGGATGCGGCGCGCAAAGAAAAAGATACACTCGAGGAGCGTGTGGCTGAGCTGCAGGATCAGTATTCGCGCGGTCAAGCGGAGATTAGGCGACTCAAAGAGCAACTGTCCGGCGTGACAGAGGAGTGTAAAGTAGCTAAGAATAATGCAAAGTGTGCCGTCTCGCACTTAGAATATCGGCTTGAGCAGTTGCAGGAGGAGAAGGACAAATTGAGTGGCGAGCATCAGCAGCTAGTCGAGAGCACGAGCGAATTGCAA GTGCAGTGCAAATGCCATCTGGAGGACAAGCAACAACTACAAAATTTACTCAGCGAGACTCAAAAGCATTTGGGTGATGTGGAGAGCAAACTGAATGCGACCGAAAAGCAGCTCGAAGAGGAAGTGAAGCTACGTAAACAGGAG GCGGATGAATGGCAACAATTCCAATCGGATTTGCTTATGACGGTCCGTGTTGCCAATGATTTTAAGACTGAAGCGTTGAGTGCGCGCGAACAGCTCGTGCTTgacaataaaacacaaaaggaGAAGATACGTCTGCTGGAGCAGCAAATCGAGAAGCTGACGAAACAAC AAATGCAACAGAATGAAACACAGCAATCGGTGTTGACCACGGTTCAACAGGAAATGGCTTCGCGGCGCAGCAAAGTCGGCAGTAGCCTGAATCGGCAGGATTCACGATTGTCAGTGAAAACACTCATCGAGAGCATTGAAAACAATAAG CCCAAAGTCGAGGAGACTGAGTCACATTACAGTTCCACATCCAGCTTAAACAGTAGTGCACCTGATATAACAAACTATCTGGCGCCAACGACAGTCAGCAATAATGTAACAAATAACGACTGGAGTGAAAAT GTGCGTCTGCAgagcacaacaacaaataacacCAGCAATAACATTACCAACAGCTCTATTCCTTCCAAAGGACCATTGCgcgagcaacaacagcaacaacaaacaccgGCAGCTACAACACAGTCTGCTTTGGTTCCTAATCTACACCACTTTAGTGCATTAAACAATGTAACCGGCAAGTCGCTGATATGTG GCGAACGGAAAGATCCTCTAAATATGTTGGCCAAAAATGGCGGTTCGAAACGTAATGCGCTGCTAAAGTGGTGTCAAAACAAAACTGTGGGCTATCGTAATATTGATATAACGAATTTCAGTTCGTCCTGGAATGACGGTTTGGCGCTTTGTGCGATACTACACTCCTATCTGCCAGATCGCATACCCTACGATACGCTGAATCCAACGAATAAACGACGTAACTTCTCGTTGGCATTTGCAGCAGCCGAGTCTGTAGGCATACAAACGACGCTG aatatCAATGACATGTGTCAAATTGAAAGGCCCGATTGGACGCAGGTGATGTCCTACGTTACGGCAATCTATAAACATTTCGAGACGTAG